A genome region from Lucilia cuprina isolate Lc7/37 chromosome 3, ASM2204524v1, whole genome shotgun sequence includes the following:
- the LOC111687404 gene encoding uncharacterized protein LOC111687404, with translation MFSYYHECYKGTAAYNDATAMPVILENGRKVFGPPHKFTGPRPSHVCELYVTRIPSQLDELGFLVWLHRIGPVYAFRLMMDTGNTTRGYAFVRFCSEKHALAAFELMKYLFVNGERLSVFRSQGKNRLFVSGIPRQLPLSCLEDGFKLCFPNMQSCTAYPALKNNKFMVGREHEENRGFAFIEFEDHEVALAAKKRLNTGRIGMWGADLKIQWAKPKEEMQVALGLKKCHEGPMRSRLYPHLYQPNDYCAKLRLYCLANNLCIPVVLYGPSFRLFQLQYAGILIKNSFTGQYSYFIFEILVSKICDIHLLICEIAVKMIEECSGELQQNALFRVLNDSKAELVYTFKHYDELKLIKIQNQFQYKNVIIELAASMQILGQQNQEKLLLLYKRSFLTHQPVATFCLDVNNPLTQYCAVLPKFRNNTKLNNNFNDMEITLLLMMPLSQAKQPNELLNVKNFDKNIDGFMQQKKEHQLQQHIPAQSVKKSSCFTLKSQHGSYGIKYTLRYVDIIGVELRECYHPQQRVNSNPIWIAGQSYQQTIYN, from the exons atgttttcCTACTATCATGAGTGTTATAAAGGCACCGCTGCCTACAATGACGCCACCGCCATGCCGGTGATTTTAGAAAATGGACGCAAAGTGTTTGGTCCTCCTCACAAATTCACGGGACCACGGCCTTCGCATGTGTGTGAATTGTATGTGACGCGTATTCCCTCACAATTGGATGAATTAGGCTTCCTTGTGTGGCTGCATCGCATTGGCCCTGTGTACGCTTTTCGCTTAATGATGGACACAGGCAATACCACACGCGGCTATGCCTTTGTGCGCTTCTGCAGTGAAAAGCATGCCCTGGCTGCTTTCGAACTAATGAAATATCTCTTTGTCAATGGTGAACGTTTAAGTGTCTTCCGTTCTCAGGGTAAAAATCGCCTATTTGTTAGCGGTATACCACGACAATTGCCGTTATCTTGCCTAGAAGATGGTTTTAAACTTTGCTTTCCCAATATGCAAAGTTGCACAGCATATCCggcattgaaaaataataaatttatggtGGGACGGGAACATGAAGAAAATCGTGGTTTTGCCTTTATAGAATTTGAAGATCATGAGGTGGCTTTGGCTGCCAAGAAGCGTTTGAATACTGGACGTATTGGCATGTGGGGTGCTGATCTTAAAATACAATGGGCCAAACCTAAAGAAGAAATGCAAGTAGCTCTTGGTTTGAAG aaATGTCATGAAGGCCCTATGCGTTCCAG aCTCTATCCCCACTTATATCAACCTAATGATTATTGTGCTAAATTACGTCTGTATTGTTTAGCCAACAATTTATGCATACCAGTGGTTTTATATGGACCCAGTTTTCGCCTCTTTCAACTACAATACGCTGGG ATCCTTATCAAAAATAGTTTTACTGGTCAGTATTcctattttatatttgaaatattggtGTCGAAAATATGTGACATTCACTTGTTAATTTGTGAAATTGCTGTTAAAATGATTGAGGAGTGTAGCGGTGAATTGCAACAAAATGCATTATTTCGCGTTCTAAATGATTCTAAAGCGGAGTTgg tttataccTTTAAACATTATGatgaattgaaattaataaaaatacaaaatcaatttcaatataaaaatgtcataattGAACTTGCCGCTTCAATGCAAATATTGGGACAacaaaatcaagaaaaattacttttactcTATAAACGTTCTTTTCTAACACATCAGCCCGTGGCAACATTCTGTTTGGATGTAAATAATCCTTTGACTCAATACTGTGCCGTTTTACCAAAATTTcgtaataatacaaaattaaataataatttcaatgatATGgaaataacattattattaatgaTGCCATTATCACAAGCCAAACAACCAAATGAGTTAttaaatgttaagaattttgataaaaatattgatGGTTTCATGCAGCAGAAAAAAGAACATCAACTGCAGCAGCATATACCAGCGCAGAGTGTTAAGAAAAGTTcatgttttactttaaaatcaCAACATGGCAGTTATGGCATAAAATATACATTACGTTATGTCGACATAATTGGTGTGGAACTCAGGGAATGTTACCATCCGCAACAACGTGTTAATTCGAATCCCATTTGGATTGCTGGTCAATCGTAtcaacaaacaatttataacTGA